From Wolbachia endosymbiont (group A) of Longitarsus flavicornis, the proteins below share one genomic window:
- a CDS encoding RluA family pseudouridine synthase, with the protein MCRIDITLNINSDEKKLRLDTYIAEKCNISRSKAQRLIQNEQVKLLGTSIINNDHIVKPDEEYVVHLVQPDISTSIEPNYDIKLDIVYEDEDIIVLSKQSGLTVHPGAGTNNDTLLNAIIAHLDVRPGIVHRLDKDTSGLMVIAKNEEAHSFLSELLSNRKIKREYLAVVWGILPSDQGTIETNIAPKRGNKEMMCVTKTTGKLAITHYLVQKVIGQVSLVKCTLETGRTHQIRVHMSHIGHSIVGDQVYGKNSSKSTKYAKNSSFIRNFNRQALHAYTLGLYHPKSKEYMEFVSDLPQDIKTLIGEFDNIS; encoded by the coding sequence GTGTGCAGGATAGATATAACCTTAAACATTAATAGTGATGAGAAAAAATTAAGGTTAGACACCTATATAGCTGAAAAATGCAACATATCACGCAGTAAAGCGCAAAGATTGATACAAAATGAGCAGGTAAAATTACTTGGCACATCGATAATTAATAATGACCACATAGTAAAACCAGATGAAGAGTATGTGGTGCATCTCGTTCAACCTGACATATCCACATCAATTGAGCCTAATTATGACATAAAACTTGATATCGTCTATGAAGATGAGGACATTATAGTTCTGAGTAAACAAAGTGGATTAACAGTGCACCCAGGTGCTGGGACAAACAATGATACGCTTTTGAACGCAATTATCGCTCACCTTGATGTAAGACCAGGAATTGTTCATAGACTCGATAAAGATACCAGTGGGCTAATGGTAATTGCAAAAAATGAAGAAGCCCATAGTTTTTTGTCTGAATTGTTATCAAATCGTAAAATAAAGCGAGAATATTTAGCAGTAGTTTGGGGAATATTACCTTCTGACCAGGGAACTATAGAAACTAACATTGCTCCCAAACGCGGTAATAAAGAAATGATGTGTGTTACAAAAACAACGGGCAAATTAGCAATCACTCACTATTTAGTGCAAAAAGTTATAGGACAAGTAAGCCTGGTTAAATGCACTTTAGAGACAGGCAGAACACACCAAATTCGAGTCCACATGAGCCACATAGGACATTCCATAGTTGGTGACCAAGTTTACGGAAAAAATAGTAGTAAAAGCACAAAATATGCTAAAAACTCTAGTTTCATTCGTAATTTCAACAGACAAGCACTACATGCTTATACACTGGGCTTATATCACCCAAAAAGCAAGGAATACATGGAATTTGTCTCTGATTTACCGCAAGATATAAAAACTTTAATTGGTGAGTTTGACAACATATCTTAA
- a CDS encoding diacylglycerol kinase — protein sequence MGVSSWFDRFRLFDACEGIKSAFISEIAFRQELLLFIVCVSTLFVLDVSNLERAVMISSLFLVLIMEIVNTAFETTIERISSEQHILSKKVKDLGSAAVFLSLINFLITWMIILTG from the coding sequence TTGGGAGTTTCTTCCTGGTTTGACAGATTTCGTCTGTTTGACGCTTGTGAAGGAATAAAATCAGCTTTTATATCAGAAATTGCGTTCAGACAGGAGTTACTACTTTTTATAGTATGTGTTTCAACTTTGTTTGTTTTGGATGTAAGTAATCTAGAACGTGCAGTAATGATAAGCAGCCTATTCCTGGTGTTAATTATGGAAATTGTTAACACTGCTTTTGAAACAACAATTGAGCGTATTTCCAGTGAACAACACATACTTTCAAAAAAGGTGAAAGATCTAGGTAGTGCAGCAGTTTTTCTTTCATTAATTAACTTCTTGATAACATGGATGATAATATTGACAGGTTAA